One Vibrio penaeicida DNA segment encodes these proteins:
- the lolE gene encoding lipoprotein-releasing ABC transporter permease subunit LolE, with translation MFSLSLLIGSRFSRAKQRNKLVSFISLSSTIGIAVGVAVVLIGLSAMNGFERELENRVLAVIPHGEFEGFNAPISDWQTVARTAEEHEKVIAAAPYIRLTGLAEKGQTLKAVEIRGVDPQLESRVSNLSDYIGEEAWQNFRSGSNQVILGKGIADHLGVTLGESITLLIPQTSNSLKVRSPKRVRLKIVGLLSLGGQIDHGLVLLPLEDAQKYSDITEGVTGVSIKTTDVLNAQMIVREAGNTLQVKVYLKSWQQKFGFLYRDIQLVRTIMYLVMVLVISVACFNIVSTLMMAVKDRLSEIAILKTMGATDGLIRRTFVWQGVFSGITGSLAGSALGVLVSSNLTVLIKGLESLVGHQFLSGDIYFIDFLPSEIIWQDVALVSGTAVILSLFATLYPASRASQTNPAKVLSGK, from the coding sequence ATGTTTTCTCTTTCCTTACTTATTGGAAGCCGCTTTAGCCGTGCTAAACAACGGAACAAATTAGTTTCGTTTATCTCTTTGTCTTCTACGATTGGTATTGCTGTCGGTGTGGCTGTTGTACTTATCGGTTTATCTGCGATGAACGGTTTTGAACGCGAACTTGAAAACCGTGTGCTTGCGGTTATTCCTCATGGTGAGTTTGAAGGGTTTAATGCCCCTATTTCAGATTGGCAAACTGTCGCGAGAACAGCAGAAGAGCATGAAAAAGTGATCGCGGCTGCCCCCTATATTCGACTAACTGGTTTAGCGGAGAAAGGGCAAACACTAAAGGCAGTGGAGATAAGAGGCGTCGACCCTCAATTGGAATCACGAGTGTCGAATCTATCTGACTACATTGGGGAGGAAGCGTGGCAGAATTTTCGCTCCGGCAGTAATCAAGTGATATTAGGAAAGGGGATTGCCGACCATCTTGGAGTAACGCTGGGTGAGAGCATTACTTTGTTGATTCCTCAAACGAGTAATTCGCTGAAAGTGCGCTCTCCAAAGCGTGTCCGCTTGAAAATCGTTGGGCTTCTGTCCTTAGGGGGGCAAATCGATCATGGGCTGGTATTGCTGCCTTTAGAAGATGCACAGAAATACTCTGATATTACTGAAGGTGTTACGGGTGTTTCCATTAAAACGACCGATGTCCTTAATGCTCAAATGATTGTGCGAGAAGCGGGTAACACGCTGCAAGTAAAGGTGTACCTAAAAAGCTGGCAGCAAAAGTTTGGCTTCTTGTACCGAGATATACAACTGGTTAGAACCATCATGTACCTAGTAATGGTATTGGTGATCAGCGTTGCTTGTTTCAACATCGTGTCTACTTTGATGATGGCGGTAAAAGACAGGCTTTCAGAAATTGCTATTCTAAAAACGATGGGTGCGACGGATGGGCTTATTCGTCGTACTTTTGTTTGGCAAGGAGTGTTTTCTGGAATAACGGGAAGTCTTGCTGGCAGTGCTTTAGGGGTGCTCGTTTCGAGTAATTTGACCGTTTTAATTAAAGGGCTTGAAAGTCTCGTTGGCCATCAATTTTTGTCGGGAGATATCTATTTTATCGACTTCTTACCCTCCGAGATTATTTGGCAAGACGTAGCGCTGGTTTCTGGCACCGCAGTTATCTTAAGTCTATTCGCTACGCTTTATCCTGCATCTAGAGCCAGTCAGACTAACCCCGCGAAAGTGCTGAGTGGTAAATAA
- a CDS encoding DNA internalization-related competence protein ComEC/Rec2: MKTHLSNWTLTSFTTLIASSALWTIMPSVYWVFPAIILCLLVWNRPYTDCLKGMLLGLIVVVVHSSLFQHQQRLLFSEGQNSTITGQIDSFFKQISHGYEASFVVHQLNGRKIPYLLRPTVRVIWSIDGELPLLGQFLTLDAALKPVYGRLNEAGRDQEKHYVANRWHGKAVVKQATLLYNTTQYRQSLHSRVFNLVNDFKSAPYLLALSFGDRRGLTDSDWRYLQSSGLLHLMAISGLHIGLIFGLGWFFGRVIALVLPQPSVRVWLPIVAGLIAASIYASLAGFSIPTQRALVACIILTTVKLAGAHFSNWRLLLIVCSILLLLDPFAVLSASFWLSFSAVSVIFIFIGLRRSEQSNKWQKARVLLEMQFWLLIALAPVSIFVFSGFSVLSPIYNFVFLPLVSLVTLPFISLALLFTAASPNLAYPFWQVADWSLSPIIWSLEWGEYGWLSLSSRYAFFVCALVTLLVLSFQFRSVIPVMFLVVTMLWRFPHEPKPIWRVDMLDVGHGLAVLIEKNGKGILYDTGMGWEGGSYAKSVIHPVLKNRGIKYLDGFVLSHLDADHAGGKGYVESEIQPNWRRASQSLEGYQPCIRGEQWYWQGLRFEAMWPPRLTRRAYNPHSCVIRVSDGKTSILLTGDIDAISEFILSQQGEHLASDILIVPHHGSSTSSKSLFVDRVVPDIAIASLAKGNRWNLPSAQVRKVYESKGIKWMDTGEEGQISILIYKDKWDIKTARAEHSPRWYRQIVRKGVE; encoded by the coding sequence ATGAAAACTCACTTATCTAACTGGACACTAACTTCTTTCACGACATTGATTGCTTCGTCCGCACTTTGGACAATAATGCCGAGTGTTTACTGGGTCTTTCCTGCAATTATCCTATGCTTGCTCGTTTGGAATAGACCTTATACTGATTGCCTGAAAGGCATGTTACTCGGTTTAATAGTGGTAGTCGTCCATTCCAGCCTATTTCAACACCAGCAACGTTTGCTTTTTTCTGAAGGTCAGAATAGTACCATAACTGGGCAGATTGACAGCTTTTTTAAACAAATAAGTCATGGATATGAAGCGTCTTTTGTGGTGCATCAACTTAACGGCAGGAAAATTCCATATTTGCTCCGACCGACCGTTAGAGTTATTTGGTCTATTGATGGCGAGCTGCCATTGCTGGGCCAATTTTTAACCTTAGACGCCGCTCTCAAACCGGTTTATGGTCGGTTAAATGAAGCAGGCAGAGACCAAGAAAAACATTACGTAGCGAATCGTTGGCATGGGAAAGCGGTGGTTAAGCAAGCGACACTTCTTTACAACACCACTCAGTATAGACAAAGCCTTCACAGCCGTGTTTTTAATCTTGTGAACGATTTCAAAAGTGCACCATATCTGCTCGCACTCAGTTTTGGAGACAGACGAGGTTTAACGGATTCAGATTGGCGGTACCTACAAAGCAGTGGTCTTCTTCATTTGATGGCGATTTCCGGATTGCATATTGGTTTGATATTTGGACTAGGGTGGTTTTTTGGTCGAGTTATTGCACTTGTTCTGCCACAACCTTCGGTGAGAGTGTGGTTACCGATTGTAGCTGGGTTAATAGCTGCCTCAATCTACGCCAGCCTAGCGGGTTTCTCTATACCGACTCAGCGTGCACTTGTCGCGTGTATTATTCTCACAACCGTAAAACTAGCGGGTGCTCATTTTAGCAATTGGCGTCTGCTACTGATTGTTTGTTCGATTCTTTTATTATTGGATCCGTTTGCTGTACTTTCAGCCAGCTTCTGGCTCTCGTTCTCTGCTGTTTCAGTGATTTTTATCTTTATCGGTCTAAGGCGTTCAGAACAAAGTAATAAATGGCAAAAAGCCCGTGTTTTGCTTGAAATGCAATTTTGGTTGCTCATCGCACTTGCGCCAGTTTCGATTTTTGTATTTTCAGGCTTCAGCGTTCTTTCACCCATATACAACTTTGTCTTTTTACCGTTAGTAAGCTTGGTGACATTACCTTTTATTAGCCTTGCTTTGTTGTTCACCGCGGCTTCACCAAATCTTGCTTATCCGTTTTGGCAAGTTGCGGACTGGTCACTAAGCCCGATTATTTGGTCTTTAGAATGGGGAGAATATGGTTGGCTATCTCTTTCCTCTCGTTACGCTTTTTTCGTTTGTGCCTTGGTTACTTTATTGGTTTTGTCATTTCAATTTCGCTCTGTCATTCCTGTGATGTTTTTAGTTGTGACGATGTTATGGCGGTTTCCTCACGAACCCAAGCCAATATGGCGTGTGGATATGTTGGATGTGGGTCATGGGCTCGCGGTTCTTATTGAGAAGAATGGTAAAGGTATTTTGTATGACACTGGCATGGGGTGGGAAGGAGGGAGCTACGCGAAAAGCGTGATTCACCCAGTGCTTAAGAATCGAGGAATTAAATACTTAGATGGTTTTGTTCTCAGCCATCTAGATGCGGACCATGCTGGTGGGAAAGGTTATGTTGAATCGGAAATACAACCGAATTGGCGTAGAGCAAGCCAAAGTCTTGAGGGCTATCAGCCTTGTATTCGCGGGGAACAATGGTATTGGCAGGGACTGCGTTTTGAGGCGATGTGGCCTCCTCGCTTAACGCGTCGAGCATATAACCCTCATTCATGCGTTATTAGGGTCAGCGATGGCAAAACATCGATATTATTAACGGGTGACATTGATGCCATCAGCGAGTTTATATTATCTCAACAGGGCGAACACTTAGCTTCAGATATTCTTATCGTTCCTCACCATGGGTCAAGCACATCGTCTAAGAGTTTGTTTGTTGACCGTGTTGTACCAGATATTGCAATTGCCTCGTTGGCAAAAGGGAATCGATGGAATTTGCCATCGGCGCAAGTCCGCAAAGTGTACGAATCAAAAGGCATAAAATGGATGGATACGGGGGAAGAAGGACAAATATCAATCCTGATTTACAAGGACAAATGGGACATTAAAACCGCTAGAGCTGAACATTCCCCTCGCTGGTATAGGCAGATAGTAAGGAAAGGAGTAGAATAA
- the lolD gene encoding lipoprotein-releasing ABC transporter ATP-binding protein LolD, which yields MSKLLLCDSVCKTYREGSVETEVLKGVSFALDAGELVSIVGSSGSGKSTLLHVLGALDDASEGEVSFQEQSLKKLSGNQQAKLRNQHIGFVYQFHHLLADFTAVENVAMPLMIGGSSPKQAKSKAESLLTKVGLAHRLAHRPAELSGGERQRVAIARALVNEPALVLADEPTGNLDHTTALAIYDLMRELNRESGTAFLVVTHDNELADKMDRKLHMQDGLLVHENEMRVAH from the coding sequence ATGAGTAAATTACTTCTTTGTGATTCTGTCTGTAAAACCTATCGCGAAGGGAGTGTGGAAACCGAAGTTCTGAAAGGGGTGAGCTTTGCATTGGACGCAGGAGAGCTGGTCTCTATTGTAGGTTCTTCGGGGTCTGGAAAAAGCACTTTATTGCATGTTTTGGGAGCGCTAGATGATGCTTCTGAGGGAGAAGTCTCGTTTCAAGAGCAAAGCCTAAAGAAGTTATCGGGCAATCAGCAAGCGAAGCTGCGTAATCAACACATTGGTTTTGTGTATCAATTTCATCACCTTCTAGCTGATTTTACCGCAGTTGAAAACGTCGCTATGCCTCTTATGATTGGCGGTTCATCTCCAAAGCAGGCGAAATCAAAAGCAGAGAGCTTGCTCACTAAAGTAGGGTTAGCACATAGGTTGGCGCACCGACCTGCGGAACTTTCTGGTGGCGAACGGCAAAGAGTGGCTATCGCCAGAGCTTTAGTGAATGAGCCTGCACTGGTACTTGCCGATGAACCAACTGGTAACCTAGACCATACTACGGCTTTGGCTATTTATGACCTTATGCGTGAATTAAATCGAGAGTCTGGTACGGCATTTCTTGTTGTTACCCATGACAATGAACTTGCTGACAAGATGGACCGAAAGCTGCACATGCAAGATGGGCTACTGGTTCACGAAAATGAAATGCGCGTCGCGCACTAA
- a CDS encoding DUF2062 domain-containing protein, whose protein sequence is MPKKLIRRFLPDHELIKRQKALKIFGNVLYNPNLWCLNRRSAAGAFAVGLFMAFVPLPSQMIMAAGLAIACGVNLPLSVALVWVSNPITMPVLFYFAYKVGAVVMSVPPQTFHFELSWDFIVAQMSTIGPPFILGCAICGVVSAMAGYFGIRGIWRYSVVRSWQKRGVRVR, encoded by the coding sequence ATGCCAAAAAAACTAATCCGACGTTTCTTGCCCGATCACGAATTAATCAAACGTCAAAAAGCCCTTAAAATCTTTGGCAACGTTCTATATAACCCAAACTTGTGGTGCCTAAATCGTCGTTCTGCCGCTGGTGCATTTGCCGTTGGTTTGTTTATGGCATTTGTTCCACTCCCTAGCCAGATGATCATGGCAGCCGGTCTTGCAATTGCTTGCGGGGTGAACCTGCCACTTTCTGTCGCTCTCGTTTGGGTCAGCAACCCTATTACCATGCCCGTTTTGTTCTACTTCGCGTATAAAGTAGGCGCAGTCGTTATGTCTGTTCCACCGCAAACCTTTCACTTTGAGCTGTCTTGGGATTTTATTGTTGCTCAAATGTCGACCATCGGTCCCCCGTTTATTCTTGGATGCGCCATCTGCGGTGTGGTCAGTGCCATGGCGGGCTACTTTGGCATACGCGGGATTTGGCGTTACTCCGTTGTCCGTAGCTGGCAAAAACGCGGAGTGCGTGTACGTTAG